In Micropterus dolomieu isolate WLL.071019.BEF.003 ecotype Adirondacks linkage group LG09, ASM2129224v1, whole genome shotgun sequence, the DNA window GTTAGATGAACCCTGAAAAGGAGGATAAATGCAGTTTAACATACCTTAATACATTTTACTGCAAATTAAAAGTATAAGGAACAGAGTTAATTACAGTTATGTCCTAGCTCTGACCACTAACAAGGTCAGTAAATGCGCATCAGAAAGGTGCAATATGAAGGGTATTTACAGTTATTTGTGCAGTAGGTAGCACATAACTTAAAAGGGTAAGGCATAGGCTACACTGCACTTTGAATCACAATAGTAATTCTATAAGTGGATAAACTTACCTTGGCTGCATTAATCAGCTCATCAGCCAGGCACTCAGCGATGGTCTTTATGTTCCTGAAAGCAGCTTCTCTTGCTCCTGTGCACAGCAGCCAGATGGCCTAGAAGACGAGAGAGAGCAGAACATGAGCGTGAGAGTCAGGCTGATAAATTAACTTTGGTGGAACAAACACCGGCCGGTGGTTTAGTGTGTCTGAGTTGGTGATTGGCTGGGTCACGACAGACTACAGCCAATGAATAAGCAAAGACATTTTCCTCTGCGAGCACTCTAGCACACCAGGACAATGGGTAGTATCAGGGCGTGACTCTAGCCTCGCTTAATGCATCAAATAATATCAAGACATAGAATGGCTGTACATACAAATATTCAGCCTTTgataggttaaaaaaaaatcatctggCTAAAGGAGGAGTTTTTCCTCTCATTCACAATGGCCACAATTTAGAACTGATATGAAGTTATGTGAAAGCACAACACCATCTTTTTTTGTCTGGTCTGGGATAAGAAGATTTTGTCCTAAGCAAAGATTACCCCAGCCACAAAGAACGGTTTTTAATGTGGTTACCTGGTTGACTCTGCGGAGGGGTGACACGTCCACAGCCTGCCTCCTGACGGTACCAGCGCGACCGATACGGGTGGAGTCCTCACGGGGTCCACTGTTGATGATGGCGTTGACCAAGACCTGCAGGGGATTCTgggaacaaaaaaaatcaaaatggtAGTAAGAAACTTCTATGAATGCACAAAATGTGGTAACGTggcaagaagaaaaaaaaaaaaaaaagtatccaTGACACCAGAGACTTACTGACACCTGACTCAGAAGTGCTGGTATCTGCTCAGTGTTGTGCCAACAGTCATGCTATGGGCTCTACTGGGCCCCATTCCAAACAGTGGCATGTGTTTGCTGTGGTCACAGTTCACATTATAGATGTAAATGCAAACTGTCCGATTTTCTTTTTACTTAGAGATGTGGGAATTTAACCTTTTAGCCAAAAATTCAAGTGAAATGGATAATTCAATAATATTCACTTCTTTAGTTACTTTGATGTGCCTCTGGCATAATTAACAGCTCATTTGAATTTCTCTTCAAATTCAATTTGTGGAAGCATAATTCTCTCAACCAGAAGTGCACCACATTCACTGTAATCTGCTGTGACGAGTCTTTAGAGCAGGAAAGCTACTAATACTGGATTAAAATGAATACAGATCTCCTTTTATAAATTCTGGGGTGGGGGGCTAAGTATAAATAggcaaaacacaaatacaaccCAAAAGCTCATGTCTTACAATGAAAACCTTTCCAATAGTATCAGTTGAAGACCATTAATCCAGTATCACAGTTCACCCTTGGATGTAGTTTATAGTTTGACTGCTGCCTTCCAAATATAAGCCTTGATCAGATGGCGGCGTCCTAATCGCTCTACACATGCAAACAAGACTAACAATTGTTGCGGAAGTTGAGAGCTACATACCTCTCCAGTCAGCAGGTGGATGATCTCGAAGGCGTGCTTGACGATGCGCACGGTCATTAGCTTCTTGCCGTTGTTGCGGCCGTGCATCATCATTGAGTTGGTCAGACGCTCCACGATGGGGCACTGGGCCTTACGGAAACGCTTGGCAGCATAACGTCCTCCAGAGTGTGGCAGGTACTTGGCGTACTTCTCTTTCACAGCAATGTAATCCTGTAGTGTACAGGAGGCGATTTAGCGCACACAGTTTACACAGATTTGAACACAGCATTGTCATGGACATTATGGATGAGGTGGTAGTGTGTCTGAGTTGGTGATTGACTGGGCCACAGCAGACTACAGCCAATGAATAAGCAAAGACATTTTCCTCTGCGAGCACTCTAGCACACTAGGACAACAGGTCAGTGTCCAAGCGTGACTCTAGCCTCGCTTTACATTGATAAAGATAACTATAAAACAGTTGACACAAACAGCAACAGCCTCTTGCCACTTACCTGCAGGGAGATGTCATTGATCTGGACATCATCAGTGCTCCACTTGCCAAAGAGCTTGATCTCAGGGGTCTCAGCCACAGCTGGGGCAGTCTCCCACTCAGTCACTGAGAATTAAAAAAGAGGCAGGCGGTCAAATTAAGCCAAAGAAACGCAAAGTTAAGAAGTTTCCTCCAAACATTACACTTTTCTAAGATAGGGTTGGAAATTATGAAAATATCTTTCACGTCAGATCAGGTAGTCTAATAATATGAGGCACTGATTGATAAGTTGTCTGGTTGATAGTGATCACATAAAGCAAACTGGATCGTCATTGTCACATGTTCTGGGTACGcttaaatgtaaacatacagtTGATCTTCCAATATCAAGCAATATGATACATCGCATCAGTcccctataaaaaaaaaaccttatatTGCTGGAGATCGATATCTTGGCTACACAGCCCAGAGCTATCCGTTTGCAGGCTAACCCAACCCGACGTTACATACAAAACGTGGTACAGAGAAAGAGCTACATAGTTTATTCTTGGCCCAAATCACTGTAATATAACTGAAAGTGGGGTAGGCTGAAAGGTTAAAAACACCGCCATACTTTGAAACAGGGCCCAAGATGAAGCCTGCTTTTCCGCAGTTAACGTAACGGTAGCTAAGTAAAGCGATGTCAGATGACAAGCTAGCGATCGTCTTCAAATTGCgattttttacattaataaagacTACTGGTATTTCAAACTGTAGTAAAACGTGGCATGAGCAAGTATACGATTGCAACATTTAAGGAAATAGAGTAGGGAGTGTGAGATCTATCGCGGTAGCTGATCAACACGCCGCATCCACATGTGCTAGCACGCTAGCCACATGCTAATGCTCAGCACCGTTGTGCTCGCAGGTTAACACTTTgtggaaataaaacaacattaccCATAATTGAAATGTTTGGCTCTTATTTATGGGACAACTGGAATCATTATCGCTTCTATTTATCAGAGAATAATCTTTTTCAAGCGGTAAGAAGCGAGTAAAATGTGAATTTTTCACTCACTTGTGTCTGCCGTTCTGTACCACACTTCTCTGAGACGGAAAAGGGCCTTTTCGGGGCGCCGCGTCCTGATATCCGGTGAGCTCCTTGGGTCCTTCCGGTGCGCAAGGCATGTAGGGAATAGTAGTTTTTTAAAACTGGCTCTGACGCTCTGGGCACTGGccatcatttttttaaataaaagtttccAAGTGTACTTAGACTCTAGAAGCGGATCAGaagtttatattatatttactatgcttcaaagaaagaaataatttattgatttatatatTTGCAAAAATCACAGATGATATTTTGaaatccaaggaaggttaaaatcaagcgCAACTGgtcttggttgaagatacttgaagacgtaTCACCTCTCAAGAAGCCTCTtgtatcgtttaaaattttacgataccagaATCAAaagataccgataccaatagagtacctCATTTGATACCTTGCTATTTTTTATTGTTGGTATGGACAAGCAAGGAgatctatttcttttttcaaaagcctgttatataaaaatattgggaaattgtatcagatcgtGCCTCAACCTCATTAGGTCATCCTCAGAGGAAGGACGACAGCTTGGGAGTTTTTTTGTAGcctatttgaatgagagaggaggagtgaaaagGTTTAGTGACCACATGAGTTGTGGAAATagcaattaaaaatgtacagagaagtgttaaatgataccagaagatgtctatgaagattctcaatcatccaggtcatagttatccaacgaaggttaaaatcaagggcaactggacttcaactgaagaagtcctttggatgagggacgaaacgtcttccagtatcttcaaccaagtccagttgcccttgattttaaccttcgttggataccagaagatgaaaccaacggaaagccaagcttgtggtgatagacttgcaacagtgacgaacatgcctgagaccgcagccGAAAGTGAAGGGGCTGTTAAAATCTCGCATGGACAAGCGGGTGCAGgcacaaaagggaaaaaagagcAGCGCACTTCTCCTTCTTTCAgtgtgttgcttgcgtgtttggcttcaagcaaaaccatacaaataatACTTTTTTACTGTGATCTGTTTACAaagtatcgaatgaagtactggtttgactggagacaaTACTACTCAATACTAGGCTTAAAGGTATCGACCCATCACTATTcttgactgactggtagggttTCAAGGACAACAAAACTTAGAATTGATGTActtatatttactgtactgtaatgtacTTATATTTAGAGAGACCAATGctaaacagagaagaagagctAAGACACCATTTACAATGCTGTCGTTTCTTCCCCTACCACAAGTGAACAAAGTAGTAGTTTTTATATGATGCATATTTTAACAAGGAATGTAATTTAACTATTCAGAACTATAACAAACTGCCTCTTTGATAAATCTTGTTATTTATACCCATATGCTCACTCATATTGGTGATAAATGAGTAGCCATTAATTTTTTGAGGTGTCATGTGTTTCCTGAACTGaatggacaaaaaaaatgttgttgtaatAAATTATGACAAAAAGAGACATTCATAACTACCTTTTATTGAAGAAAAATTGacaacattttacacatttttatttgcagacCAAATACTGTAGAAATTGTAGGACAGGTTCAAAATAGTAGCTTctgtttgagtttttaaaaaaagtgtccAAATCTACAATTTCTGTTTGTAAAGCCAAGAAAACTGAACAGAGAGGACATCCCTTAAACCCATATTGTATGCAATGACTTTCTACAAGcatacataaaacaaaagaatgCAACATAAGTATACTGCAAATGTAACAACTTTACAAGTTAAGTTAAAATATTCCCAGATTCATCATTTCCCTTCTTTTTATCTGGCAAAATATTGTGCAATGCATACtttaaaaatagtaatttaCTTCTTGTTTTTATCGCACAATAGATATTTCCATTCTTCATCTTTTAAGGAACACCTAAAAGTACAAGAGGCAGCCTTAAACATCCAACAAAATGCAAATTATTAAAGAAGAAAATCCCCTTTCTGCTAGAGACAAACGAGAAGGTTGCTAAAACGCCTGAGATATCTAAACACGATGGGAGGTAAAGACTGCCACGTACAATAGCCTGGTGGACAAGTAAATACTAATATAGCACTGCCACTCTCTGGCCAGTCTCCACCCCTCTCTATCGTTTGTTTTAGCACCATCACTAAAGGCAGTGTGTCTTAGCACTTTGGTATGAAACATGAAACGCTGAGGCATGTGGGCAATATTTAAGGCGCAATCTACTAAAGTTCGAAAGCACTGCATGATGACGACGATAAGCATGATATTCATGATCGTATGTGCACGCTACAAAAAACAAGATCCCACCAGGTTTAAAAATGGAAGGATA includes these proteins:
- the rps5 gene encoding 40S ribosomal protein S5 isoform X3, giving the protein MTEWETAPAVAETPEIKLFGKWSTDDVQINDISLQDYIAVKEKYAKYLPHSGGRYAAKRFRKAQCPIVERLTNSMMMHGRNNGKKLMTVRIVKHAFEIIHLLTGENPLQVLVNAIINSGPREDSTRIGRAGTVRRQAVDVSPLRRVNQAIWLLCTGAREAAFRNIKTIAECLADELINAAKGSSNSYAIKKKDELERVAKSNR
- the rps5 gene encoding 40S ribosomal protein S5 isoform X1; translated protein: MMASAQSVRASFKKLLFPTCLAHRKDPRSSPDIRTRRPEKALFRLREVWYRTADTMTEWETAPAVAETPEIKLFGKWSTDDVQINDISLQDYIAVKEKYAKYLPHSGGRYAAKRFRKAQCPIVERLTNSMMMHGRNNGKKLMTVRIVKHAFEIIHLLTGENPLQVLVNAIINSGPREDSTRIGRAGTVRRQAVDVSPLRRVNQAIWLLCTGAREAAFRNIKTIAECLADELINAAKGSSNSYAIKKKDELERVAKSNR
- the rps5 gene encoding 40S ribosomal protein S5 isoform X2, producing the protein MVTEWETAPAVAETPEIKLFGKWSTDDVQINDISLQDYIAVKEKYAKYLPHSGGRYAAKRFRKAQCPIVERLTNSMMMHGRNNGKKLMTVRIVKHAFEIIHLLTGENPLQVLVNAIINSGPREDSTRIGRAGTVRRQAVDVSPLRRVNQAIWLLCTGAREAAFRNIKTIAECLADELINAAKGSSNSYAIKKKDELERVAKSNR